One window from the genome of Paramisgurnus dabryanus chromosome 24, PD_genome_1.1, whole genome shotgun sequence encodes:
- the nr2c2ap gene encoding nuclear receptor 2C2-associated protein isoform X2: MAASLICNNTQSRVSSVLNRDVKQFGKKFMFDANEETCWNSDQPVKATDLRLQFQGGFSGKSCKLEGSAKENDLKHILDFYPEDDNSLQSFPIPDSPLVQRLKIVFENSTDFFGRIIVYTLDILGEKVL, encoded by the exons ATGGCAGCTTCATTGATTTGTAACAACACGCAAAGCAG GGTGAGCTCAGTGCTGAACAGAGATGTCAAACAATTTGGTAAAAAGTTTATGTTTGATGCCAATGAGGAGACATGCTGGAACTCCGACCAg CCGGTGAAAGCGACCGATTTGAGGCTACAATTTCAAGGAGGATTTTCAGGGAAATCCTGCAAACTAGAAG GTAGTGCCAAAGAAAATGACCTCAAACATATTTTAGACTTTTATCCAGAGGACGACAACAGTCTACAG AGTTTTCCCATTCCGGATAGTCCTTTGGTGCAGAGACTTAAAATAGTGTTTGAAAACAGTACTGACTTTTTTGGAAGAATAATTGTTTACACTTTGGACATCCTGGGGGAAAAAGTTTTGTAA
- the nr2c2ap gene encoding nuclear receptor 2C2-associated protein isoform X1, which yields MAASLICNNTQSRVSSVLNRDVKQFGKKFMFDANEETCWNSDQGGSQWVILDFPQPVKATDLRLQFQGGFSGKSCKLEGSAKENDLKHILDFYPEDDNSLQSFPIPDSPLVQRLKIVFENSTDFFGRIIVYTLDILGEKVL from the exons ATGGCAGCTTCATTGATTTGTAACAACACGCAAAGCAG GGTGAGCTCAGTGCTGAACAGAGATGTCAAACAATTTGGTAAAAAGTTTATGTTTGATGCCAATGAGGAGACATGCTGGAACTCCGACCAg GGTGGATCTCAGTGGGTTATTTTGGATTTTCCACAGCCGGTGAAAGCGACCGATTTGAGGCTACAATTTCAAGGAGGATTTTCAGGGAAATCCTGCAAACTAGAAG GTAGTGCCAAAGAAAATGACCTCAAACATATTTTAGACTTTTATCCAGAGGACGACAACAGTCTACAG AGTTTTCCCATTCCGGATAGTCCTTTGGTGCAGAGACTTAAAATAGTGTTTGAAAACAGTACTGACTTTTTTGGAAGAATAATTGTTTACACTTTGGACATCCTGGGGGAAAAAGTTTTGTAA